The Bacillaceae bacterium IKA-2 DNA window GTCCGTAAAAGCTGTAAAAAATTGCGTACCGTGATCAGCTTTCCCACCTCCGACACGACGAGTAGCTAATCTACCTCCCACACTTTTACCTTTTTCTACTATTAAAACATCATTTACCCCTGCTTCTTTAAGCGTATTTGCCGCCATTATACCTGCAAGGCCACCACCAACGATGATAACATCTACTTTGTTCATCATTTCTTTCACCCTTCCTAAGTTGCTACCTCTTTAATCGCCTATAAATCCAACTATTAAAAAAGAAAAACCAAGTTGAGCCGCCACCGATTCGGATCAACCGTTTCGCGATTTTCTCAACATTTTTCTGCTTCCTTACTTTTTCATCTGCTAAGTAAATAGCGATTAAGCCTTTATTAATAAAATAATGAAACGGTTGATCTGGCAATTGTTGAATACTCTTATCTGCCTCAATTGCAAAGTGTTCGAGACGCTCCATTAAATGTTCTTGATTGTCATAATAAAAACAGAAGTTTAAATCTCCCCCGACTCGATCTTCTGCCTGATCAATAAAATAGTCAAGCATAATATGTAACCCCTGCACCCAAGGAAAATAACTTTCTTTAACTTTCAGCGCTTCTTTACTAGTAAAATTATTATTAGTTGCATAAGCAACTAAACAAAAAATTCCCAGTGTCGAACCGGCACATGCTGAAAATTCAAACCACGTCATTGATGGCAACTGGTCTTTTTGCTGATTAAACCACTTCTCTAAACGAGGAACTCTTTCTGATGCTTGAACATGCTTATGCACTTGTAAGTCACAATAATATTGAGCTAATTCGATAGTAAACGGCTGAATACTCTCATAGACAGGCAACGTCTTGATAACTTCCTGACAAGTAGTAACAAGTTCATGTAAATAACCACCATCATCCTTTTCTTCTCGATAACGATAATAATCCTCTAGGGCTGCTTCAGGAGTTAACGCATGCAGCATTGAGTCGTGCAATGTCCGGAAATCTGCAGGATCTAATGAAGTGCTACGGTCACATAGATTGTCTAAATAATCGCTAATCGTTTGGTAAGCAACAATAAAGCGAATTACTTTATCAATATCTTCACCTGCTAGTATCCCATAAATACTACCGCCCTCACAGTGAAACGTCTTCCCCTCTATACTTGCCAGGGCTTGTTTTTGCAACTCTGGATTTGGAATGCTTCTCGCCTTTTGCTTCCATTCCTCTAAATAATAGTGAACACGCGGTAAAACCTTTTTATAAATTATCGCCATCATTGACCATGGTCTTTTTGGTGTACCCAATCTATTTTCACTCCCCACTCGGATTAGTGCAAATGTAGCTCCGTAAACATTCTTGCCACTTTATACACTTTTTCCTTTTCAGGCTCATTGAATACTTCATGGTAAAGATCTGGCCACTCTTTATAATATTTTTCTGTTATATTTAGATTATTAAACCACGGTATGACTGCTTCCTTATCAACAATTAAATCATCACCAGCTTGTAAAAGTAACAAAGGAACATCGGGAAAAAAATTGACTTTTTCGTGACTAGCTTTCATAGCTGTTTCCAATTCAAAATACCATCTTACAGATACTTTTTTTACACTATATGGGTCATTTTCATCCCATTTTCTCATCTCTTCGCAACGCGTTCCAGCACCAGGTTGTAGATTAGTTGGCAATCTTAATTTTGGAGAAACCTTATTTAAGATCAAGGCACTAAAATGCTTTAGTTTTGAAGGTGGATTTACTAATCCTAAACACGG harbors:
- a CDS encoding tetraprenyl-beta-curcumene synthase family protein, with product MMAIIYKKVLPRVHYYLEEWKQKARSIPNPELQKQALASIEGKTFHCEGGSIYGILAGEDIDKVIRFIVAYQTISDYLDNLCDRSTSLDPADFRTLHDSMLHALTPEAALEDYYRYREEKDDGGYLHELVTTCQEVIKTLPVYESIQPFTIELAQYYCDLQVHKHVQASERVPRLEKWFNQQKDQLPSMTWFEFSACAGSTLGIFCLVAYATNNNFTSKEALKVKESYFPWVQGLHIMLDYFIDQAEDRVGGDLNFCFYYDNQEHLMERLEHFAIEADKSIQQLPDQPFHYFINKGLIAIYLADEKVRKQKNVEKIAKRLIRIGGGSTWFFFFNSWIYRRLKR
- a CDS encoding alpha/beta hydrolase, which codes for MWVHESENAKGVFVVVHGANEHHARYKWLVNKLVKDGFHVVIGDLPGQGENPEFKGHIDSFQEYIDAITEWYERAVQFQLPIFLFGHSMGGLAVIQTMLKKNLPVNALILSSPCLGLVNPPSKLKHFSALILNKVSPKLRLPTNLQPGAGTRCEEMRKWDENDPYSVKKVSVRWYFELETAMKASHEKVNFFPDVPLLLLQAGDDLIVDKEAVIPWFNNLNITEKYYKEWPDLYHEVFNEPEKEKVYKVARMFTELHLH